The following coding sequences are from one Bombus terrestris chromosome 14, iyBomTerr1.2, whole genome shotgun sequence window:
- the LOC100642705 gene encoding YEATS domain-containing protein 2 gives MSALKDQDPDYGPSDASDEKHQRIYEENARSSTARKITAIIEREFSQEINTKEKEVLELQERLHRASKILHLLRYVIVADFYNRKQCQNSQNGEAKQTQIHPAIKQLIGKSPKLSDSSIISTSTTSNKDSYFTTSESISIYPSSTTDDAVKIEEASEHYRLEKRRNETDEDPRPKKIPRYIPPKSGVPESQCPSRGIRHKVRKRIIIGNISKWIPPEWREDAASHKWTMYVRGNKENPDINDFVSKVRFFLHPSYRPNDVVEVTSAPFCLSRRGWGEFPLRVQLHFKSALNKPMDIIHYLKLDRTYTGLQTLGSETLVDIWIYSDSRNSKRNTGKVIDEDFNENEHNYDVKLENDKDSNLMSDFISNGINKTLELADKGSEVVVKEEPSEDIEINEDLINVKKLLFYIELDHDYCGSKYLNDSERNLTIDHSSTTLTNSFLHKIVTVDNQQKEDREEVTETNNTITSELLINGYLTDLKVQEELTSTSIPLLDEVNRKVLPLSCSRVHSNLRPLKISIPPLFEPSGNRHVLVLQNNKTIPVDIAGMDYARNNDSAKSRINLTTSRGISLLKKPLGTETKIQERDPNGTKVQQGLKLQVSKSILLNVNSNVPVLKIAERRNSPNDLSFNFEKESTTEQVLKVNNQELKEFKLSRQKITLGKDKYKLQSKKEFYDEIIRTIEIANILNVQGLLRFIVRRMPLITQNASDSDYRRLHPYACTSEEEYFSYSIAKRNACEWNRARMIRYFMKKKPFTEEELWTTKEIMIWARLHGYTPLCPNLSIRSIKQQKSLPVSTIAKSISTCTQPDTFCKWLQIYPNQSNDNLLNSNLHQSNELDIEVDVVNTDVALESKGLKERKEHKEFVNTKITVLELEKKVVPFYDFICETAREIGIKLISEEIVPSVVHGAAGRMIMRAVECLAEDLVRMSLAKAWERCSDNGYPKVIVLDDVRGALLSREEFDIFTNHGLGSKYRLTATD, from the exons ATGAGTGCCTTAAAAGATCAAGATCCCGATTACGGGCCATCCGATGCAAGTGATGAAAAACATCAACGAATTTACGAAGAAAAtg CACGAAGCAGTACAGCAAGAAAAATAACTGCTATTATTGAAAGGGAATTTTCCCAggaaattaatacaaaagagaaagaagttTTAGAGTTACAAGAAAGATTGCATAGAGCATCAAAAATCCTTCATCTTTTGCGTTATGTTATTGTTGCTGACTTTTATAATCGCAAACAGTGTCAAAATTCACAAAATGGAGAAGCAAAGCAAACTCAAATTCATCCTGCAATAAAACAGCTGATTGGTAAATCACCAAAGTTATCCGACAGTTCAATTATTTCTACGTCAacaacatctaacaaagacagtTATTTTACCACATCAGAATCAATTTCGATATACCCATCAAGTACCACTGATGATGctgtaaaaatagaagaagctTCTGAACATTATCGATTGGAGAAAAGAAGGAATGAAACGGACGAAGATCCACGACCAAAGAAAATTCCACGATATATTCCACCAAAAAGTGGAGTCCCAGAGTCTCAATGTCCATCGAGAGGTATTAGGCACAAAGTGAGGAAACGTATAATTATTGGAAACATTTCAAAATGGATTCCTCCAGAATGGAGAGAAGATGCTGCTAGTCACAAATGGACCATGTATGTTAgaggaaataaagaaaatcCTGATATTAATGATTTTGTTAGCAAAGTTCGATTCTTTTTACATCCTAGTTATAGACCTAATGATGTTGTCGAAGTTACATCAGCACCATTTTGTCTTTCAAGACGCGGTTGGGGTGAATTCCCGCTAAGAGTACAATTGCATTTTAAAAGTGCTCTCAATAAGCCAATGGATATAATTCATTATTTGAAATTAGACCGTACTTATACTGGTCTACAAACTTTAGGATCCGAGACACTTGTCGATATATGGATCTATTCAGACTCCCGAAATTCTAAACGAAATACGGGTAAAGTAATTGATGAAGATTTTAATGAGAATGAGCATAATTACGATGTGAAGCTAGAAAATGATAAAGATTCTAATCTCATGTCTGATTTTATAAGTAACGGCATAAATAAAACATTAGAATTAGCAGATAAGGGCAGTGAAGTGGTAGTTAAGGAAGAACCCTCAGAAGATATAGAAATTAATGAAGACTTAATAAATGTGAaaaaactgttattttatatagaactTGATCATGATTATTGTGGTTCCAAGTACTTAAATGATTCTGAAAGAAATTTAACTATTGACCATTCATCAACAACATTAACTAATTCATTTTTACATAAGATTGTCACAGTAGATAATCAGCAGAAAGAAGATAGAGAGGAGGTCACTGAAACTAATAACACAATAACAAGTGAACTTTTAATAAATGGATATTTAACAGACTTAAAGGTACAAGAGGAATTAACAAGCACAAGCATACCTTTGTTAGATGAAGTTAATCGGAAAGTACTTCCTCTAAGTTGCTCCAGAGTTCACTCGAACCTTCGTCctttgaaaatttctattcCTCCATTGTTTGAACCATCTGGAAATAGACATGTCTTAGTTCTTCAGAACAATAAAACGATTCCTGTAGATATTGCAGGTATGGATTATGCCCGTAATAACGATTCAGCAAAATCGAGGATAAATTTAACTACTTCTCGTGGTATTAGTTTGTTGAAGAAACCTTTAGGCACAGAAACTAAAATCCAAGAACGAGATCCTAATGGAACAAAGGTGCAACAAGGATTAAAGCTTCAAGTTTCTAAAAGTATTCTCTTAAATGTAAATTCCAATGTACCAGTACTAAAGATAGCTGAGAGGAGAAATTCACCAAATgatctttcttttaattttgaaaaagaatCAACTACTGAACAGGTGTTAAAAGTGAACAATCAAGAATTGAAGGAATTCAAGTTATCACGTCAGAAAATCACTTTAGGGAAGGATAAATACAAGCTCCAAAGTAAAAAGGAGTTTTACGACGAAATTATCCGAACAATTGAGATAGCAAATATTCTGAACGTTCAAGGCCTATTGCGATTCATTGTTAGAAGAATGCCCTTGATAACTCAAAATGCTTCCGACTCCGATTACAGACGACTACATCCTTATGCCTGCACGAGCGAAGAAGAATACTTTAGCTATAGTATAGCGAAGCGAAATGCCTGTGAATGGAATCGAGCAAGGATGATACGATATTTTATGAAGAAAAAGCCATTCACGGAGGAAGAATTATGGACCACTAAGGAAATAATGATTTGGGCGAGATTGCACGGTTATACGCCTCTTTGTCCGAATTTGAGTATTCGGTCAATAAAACAGCAGAAGAGTTTACCCGTTTCCACAATCGCCAAAAGCATTTCTACATGTACACAGCCTGATACTTTCTGCAAGTGGCTTCAAATTTATCCAAATCAATCGAATGATAATTTGCTTAACTCTAATTTACATCAATCCAACGAATTGGACATTGAGGTTGATGTTGTAAATACTGATGTTGCACTAGAAAGCAAAggattgaaagaaagaaaagagcatAAGGAATTTGTAAACACGAAAATTACAGTATTGGAACTTGAAAAGAAAGTAGTGCcgttttatgattttatttgtGAAACTGCCAGAGAAATTGGTATTAAGCTAATTTCTGAAGAAATTGTACCCTCTGTCGTACATGGCGCAGCTGGTCGAATGATAATGCGG GCTGTTGAATGCCTTGCAGAGGATTTAGTCAGAATGTCTTTGGCGAAAGCTTGGGAAAGATGCAGTGATAATGG atatcCGAAGGTGATCGTTTTGGACGATGTACGTGGAGCCCTTCTAAGTCGTGaagaatttgatatttttacaaatCACGGATTAGGCTCAAAATATCGGTTAACGGCTACAGATTAg
- the LOC100650860 gene encoding uncharacterized protein LOC100650860: MAEEEICGFLDVKFCGNKSKVHKVKKRTLGPWKVWKRHWCSFQKLGSELGVRVNLDYCIGNDNSSSSNDKENFIVIPLDAIICRTQSRSKQFAFGIFPIKDRKPLLYLAGNSETESQRWMANIRQLLRPRKLKFAPGSYKISMVDNPHSKASGLTGLYGDLITSTLGVIIKDIHSGETLENFEWDELNQFHLITAGRPDDVKCICVIHTSKKFRAGIGELHLFCLEAGKLLQDLVTQGRGPRHKQTNGRPLSLSEGDIRAISHNERLRSYSVTTGRMELKILSKRRESNERYEEISYRMSGKINEDVYQPEPYGHYHVRRYSDISATSGIYEEIPDESDMSAVAASNFYMENLFCNRLSEEPPPLPPRQRCASESMKGSRLQDIRASGPSSLPLTSHKNSVRIEKNNLGFQRITDESNYVPMSPRLKDITLVEMQAALQENDYVIMR; this comes from the exons atgGCTGAGGAAGAAATCTGTGGATTTCTAGATGTCAAGTTTTGTGGTAACAAGTCCAAAGTTCATAAGGTAAAAAAGAGAACATTAGGCCCTTGGAAAGTTTGGAAAAGGCATTGGTGTTCCTTTCAAAAGCTAGGTTCTGAATTAGGAGTCAGAGTAAATCTTGATTATTGTATTGGCAATGATAATAGTTCATCATCAAATGACAAAGAGAATTTCATAGTAATACCATTGGATGCCATTATTTGCCGTACCCAATCTAGATCTAAGCAATTTGCTTTTGGTATATTTCCTATCAAAGATAGGAAACCATTGCTCTATTTAGCTGGTAATTCAGAGACAGAGTCACAGCGGTGGATGGCAAATATTAGACAGCTATTAAGACCTAGAAAGCTTAAATTTGCACCAGGATCTTATAAAATATCTATGGTTGACAATCCACATTCCAAAGCATCAGGGTTGACag GACTATATGGTGATTTGATAACAAGCACACTAGGAGTAATAATAAAGGATATTCATTCTGGTGAAACATTAGAGAATTTTGAGTGGGATGAACTAAATCAGTTTCATTTGATCACGGCAGGACGACCAGACGATGTTAAATGTATTTGTGTGATTCATACATCAAAAAAATTCCGTGCTGGAATTGGTGAACTACATTTGTTTTGTTTAGAAGCTGGTAAATTGTTGCAAGATTTGGTAACTCAGGGCCGTGGTCCAAGACACAAGCAAACTAATGGACGACCTTTAAGCTTAAGTGAAGGTGATATTAGAGCAATATCCCATAATGAACGTTTGCGAAGTTATTCAGTAACAACTGGAAGaatggaattaaaaatattatctaaAAGAAGAGAATCTAACGAAAGATATGAAGAAATAAGCTATAGAATGTCTGGTAAAATAAATGAGGATGTTTATCAACCAGAACCATATGGCCATTATCATGTTAGAAGATACTCTGATATTTCTGCAACTTCTGGAATTTATGAAGAAATTCCAGATGAATCCGACATGAGTGCAGTAGCtgcttcaaatttttatatggaGAATCTCTTTTGTAATCGACTATCGGAAGAGCCACCACCTTTGCCTCCACGTCAGAGGTGCGCTTCGGAGTCCATGAAAGGAAGCAG gTTGCAAGATATTCGGGCTTCTGGACCTAGTAGTTTGCCTTTAACATCTCATAAAAACTCTGTACGGATCGAGAAAAATAATTTGGGATTCCAAAGAATAACGGATGAGTCTAATTACGTTCCCATGTCACCTCGATTAAAAGATATCACGTTAGTAGAAATGCAAGCGGCTCTACAAGAAAATGATTACGTTATTATGCGATAG